In one window of Streptomyces sp. NBC_01224 DNA:
- a CDS encoding M56 family metallopeptidase — protein MIYAVWVPLLMPFVAVPAARRLADALSPVRAVRLLASTGIGLALCSLLALALLVVPGATRFSAVSAFGELVRPLSDAAPAVAVPLAAAALALLAGCATAVTRTARRHWTELHRSAQPSECTGGELAVLRDSRPDAYALPGRPGTPGRIVVTTGMLRALDPAERDALLAHERAHLAGHHHLFIAATEVAALCHPALRTLRAPMGYALERCADEAAASAVGDRRVAARAIGRAALATRAAEGVAQPRPRVALAAAAGPVPRRVAALLGRSAPRPRVGRAAAAALLACLVISSAAALDATSDLHSSIEAAQGENPQH, from the coding sequence ATGATCTATGCCGTGTGGGTTCCGCTGCTGATGCCCTTCGTCGCGGTACCCGCAGCCCGTCGCCTGGCAGACGCCCTGTCGCCGGTGCGGGCCGTACGGCTGCTTGCCTCCACGGGCATCGGCCTCGCCCTGTGCAGCCTGCTCGCCCTGGCCCTGCTGGTGGTGCCCGGCGCGACCCGGTTCTCCGCCGTCTCCGCCTTCGGTGAACTCGTCAGGCCGCTCTCCGACGCAGCTCCCGCCGTCGCCGTGCCCCTCGCGGCTGCCGCACTGGCGCTGCTGGCGGGCTGCGCCACCGCCGTCACCCGCACCGCCCGCCGCCACTGGACGGAGCTGCACCGGTCCGCGCAGCCGTCCGAGTGCACCGGCGGCGAGCTGGCCGTCCTGCGAGACAGCCGGCCCGACGCGTATGCCCTGCCCGGACGTCCCGGCACTCCCGGCCGGATCGTCGTCACCACGGGGATGCTACGCGCCCTGGACCCCGCCGAACGCGACGCCCTGCTGGCACACGAACGCGCCCATCTCGCAGGCCACCACCACCTCTTCATCGCCGCCACCGAAGTGGCGGCACTCTGTCATCCCGCGCTGCGCACCCTGCGCGCGCCCATGGGCTACGCCCTGGAGCGCTGCGCCGACGAGGCTGCCGCCTCCGCCGTCGGCGACCGAAGGGTCGCCGCCCGGGCCATCGGCCGTGCCGCCCTCGCCACACGCGCCGCCGAAGGCGTCGCGCAGCCTCGCCCACGAGTGGCACTCGCCGCAGCGGCCGGGCCCGTACCGCGCCGCGTCGCCGCACTCCTGGGCCGGAGCGCCCCGCGACCCCGCGTCGGCCGGGCGGCCGCTGCGGCGCTGCTGGCCTGCCTGGTCATCTCCAGCGCCGCCGCGCTCGACGCGACGAGCGATCTGCACAGCAGCATCGAAGCGGCCCAGGGCGAGAATCCGCAGCACTGA
- a CDS encoding PTS-dependent dihydroxyacetone kinase phosphotransferase subunit DhaM: MSGGKQVGIVLVSHSGPVAESVAELARGLAAGGATAPVAAAGGTPAGGLGTSAQLIAEAARSVDGGAGVAILVDLGSAVLTVKTMLAEGDELPDGSRLVDAPFLEGAVAAVVTASAGGDIAAVEAAASEAHGYHKV, translated from the coding sequence GTGAGCGGCGGAAAGCAGGTCGGAATCGTGCTGGTCTCGCACAGCGGCCCTGTGGCCGAGTCCGTCGCCGAGCTGGCCAGGGGTCTCGCGGCAGGTGGTGCGACGGCTCCGGTGGCCGCCGCCGGTGGCACTCCCGCGGGTGGTCTGGGGACCAGTGCCCAGCTGATCGCCGAGGCGGCCAGGTCGGTGGACGGCGGAGCGGGGGTGGCGATACTGGTCGACCTGGGCAGCGCGGTGCTCACGGTCAAGACGATGCTGGCCGAGGGGGACGAACTGCCGGACGGCTCGCGGCTGGTGGACGCGCCGTTCCTGGAGGGTGCGGTGGCTGCCGTGGTCACCGCGTCGGCAGGCGGCGACATCGCGGCGGTGGAGGCTGCGGCGTCGGAGGCCCACGGGTACCACAAGGTGTAG
- a CDS encoding DedA family protein produces MSVFSLAAAPQAVNLLDAGSLLGAFGALGIAVVLFAETGLLVGFFLPGDSLLFTAGLLCVSGTHGPVQLSLPQVLIAAVTGALLGAQVGYWIGRRGGRALLARSRAKRLHEGAARAEELLGRYGHARAIVLARFVPVVRTVLNPLAGALNVPAGLFTLWQVVGGAVWTVGLVLAGYALGSSVPNVDRYLLPIVAVVVVVSLIPLAAELLRSRRRRTAEGDNS; encoded by the coding sequence GTGTCCGTATTCTCACTGGCGGCCGCGCCGCAAGCGGTGAACCTGCTCGATGCGGGTTCACTGCTCGGAGCGTTCGGTGCGCTCGGCATCGCCGTCGTGCTCTTCGCCGAGACAGGACTGCTCGTCGGCTTCTTTCTGCCCGGCGATTCCCTCCTGTTCACGGCGGGCCTGCTCTGTGTGTCGGGCACCCACGGCCCGGTCCAGCTGTCGTTGCCGCAGGTGCTGATCGCCGCCGTGACCGGCGCGCTGCTCGGTGCGCAGGTCGGCTACTGGATCGGTCGCCGCGGTGGCCGGGCCCTGCTCGCCCGCAGCCGCGCCAAACGGCTGCACGAGGGCGCCGCCCGCGCCGAGGAGCTACTCGGCAGATACGGCCATGCGCGGGCGATCGTGCTGGCCCGCTTCGTACCCGTCGTACGCACGGTGCTCAACCCGCTGGCCGGGGCGCTCAACGTCCCTGCCGGGCTCTTCACGCTGTGGCAGGTCGTCGGCGGGGCGGTCTGGACCGTCGGACTGGTCCTCGCGGGATACGCGCTGGGGTCCTCGGTGCCCAACGTCGACCGTTATCTGCTGCCGATCGTCGCTGTCGTGGTCGTGGTCTCCCTCATCCCGCTCGCCGCCGAACTGCTCCGCTCCCGCCGCCGGCGCACCGCCGAAGGAGACAACAGCTGA
- a CDS encoding phosphatase PAP2 family protein, protein MPLASTATSFDGGLYTWITELAQRSPAALDSTIRVWSDYGLALFALLMLASWWRSRSAGPARTAMALCTPLVVVAAYIVNDLVKSAFHEQRPCQTLHVVTVEACPGLGDWSFPSNHAAIAAAAAMAIWLTDRRLGALAVPAALLMAASRVWIGVHYPHDVLIGLVTGALVAWPLTVAARRCAPAVVRLRESPLRPLVATR, encoded by the coding sequence ATGCCTCTCGCCTCCACCGCCACCTCGTTCGACGGCGGCCTGTACACCTGGATCACCGAGCTGGCCCAGCGCTCCCCGGCCGCTCTGGATTCCACCATCCGCGTCTGGTCGGACTATGGACTGGCGCTGTTCGCCCTGCTGATGCTCGCGTCCTGGTGGCGCTCCCGCTCCGCAGGCCCCGCCCGTACCGCCATGGCGCTCTGCACCCCGCTCGTCGTGGTGGCCGCGTACATCGTCAACGATCTGGTGAAGTCGGCCTTCCATGAGCAACGGCCGTGCCAGACCCTCCATGTCGTGACGGTGGAGGCATGTCCCGGACTCGGTGACTGGTCCTTCCCCAGCAACCACGCCGCCATCGCGGCGGCCGCGGCGATGGCGATCTGGCTGACCGACCGCCGGCTCGGGGCGCTTGCGGTGCCTGCCGCTCTGCTGATGGCTGCGTCCCGGGTGTGGATCGGTGTGCACTACCCGCACGATGTGCTGATCGGGCTGGTCACCGGGGCGCTGGTCGCCTGGCCGCTGACGGTCGCGGCGCGGCGCTGTGCCCCGGCGGTCGTCCGGCTGCGCGAAAGCCCGCTGCGTCCCCTGGTGGCGACACGGTGA
- a CDS encoding NUDIX domain-containing protein: MPSQKRATRSAGLLLFRRPDGASYDSAGFEVLIGHMGGPFWAGRESAAWSIPKGEYGPAEEPAAAARREFEEEFGRPAPDGEWVALGEARQSGGKTVTVWAMEADLDAAAAVPGTFTMEWPRGSGVLREFPEIDRFAWCTPQEAAERLVTGQRIFLERLREHVEYGRVTPAQDGP, translated from the coding sequence ATGCCATCCCAGAAGCGCGCCACGCGCAGTGCGGGTCTCCTTCTGTTCCGCCGACCGGACGGGGCCTCGTACGACAGTGCCGGTTTCGAGGTGCTCATCGGGCATATGGGCGGCCCGTTCTGGGCGGGCCGCGAGAGTGCGGCGTGGTCGATTCCCAAGGGTGAGTACGGCCCTGCCGAGGAACCCGCGGCCGCAGCCCGCCGTGAGTTCGAGGAGGAGTTCGGCCGTCCGGCGCCGGACGGTGAGTGGGTGGCGCTCGGTGAGGCCCGTCAGTCCGGCGGCAAGACCGTGACGGTGTGGGCGATGGAGGCGGATCTCGATGCTGCGGCGGCCGTTCCCGGAACGTTCACCATGGAGTGGCCGAGGGGGTCCGGTGTGCTGCGCGAGTTCCCGGAGATCGACCGGTTCGCCTGGTGCACGCCCCAGGAGGCCGCGGAGCGGCTCGTCACGGGCCAGCGGATCTTCCTCGAAAGGCTGCGGGAACACGTGGAGTACGGGCGGGTGACGCCCGCTCAGGACGGGCCCTGA
- the abc-f gene encoding ribosomal protection-like ABC-F family protein gives MTPKHARAQLTMKDVSKSYGDRTVLDQVSFTVRPGDRVAVIGENGSGKSTLLRLLAEGEAPDSGEITVRFPGGTGYLSQTLALAPGRTVQDAVDTALAELRELEREIRTAEEALTAAGTPDESRLAAYGDLLTAYEERGGYQADTRVEAALHGLGLAHLTRERPLGTLSGGEQSRLALACVLASAPELLLLDEPTNHLDLRATTWLEEHLRAHRGTVVVITHDRTFLERTTTVILEVDRHLRSVVRYGDGWDNYRTAKAAARRRWAQDHQEWLDEVARTEELVSAAGQRLAGTGKDPGEGWGKHRRSHEAKLSGQVRAARSRLDGLRRAPVPAPPRPLRFCADITVAADGDADPGPLAALDSVVVGDRLRLPALRVDPGQRLLVTGPNGAGKSTLLRVLAGDLTPDEGTVRRRARIGYLPQELPARPTRRTLLATFAAGRSGHPDEYAERLLALGLFRPEDLTVPVAALSAGQQRRLALARLVTRPADLLVLDEPTNHIALSLVEEVEAALAEYRGAVVVVSHDRSFRSRFTGDRLELHGGRPFGHGSG, from the coding sequence ATGACGCCCAAGCACGCCCGCGCCCAGCTGACCATGAAGGACGTCTCCAAGAGTTACGGGGACCGAACCGTCCTCGATCAGGTGTCGTTCACAGTCCGCCCCGGCGACAGAGTCGCAGTGATCGGCGAGAACGGCTCCGGGAAGTCCACTCTTCTCCGGCTGTTGGCCGAAGGAGAGGCACCGGACAGCGGCGAGATCACCGTCCGCTTCCCCGGCGGCACCGGCTACCTCTCCCAGACGCTCGCTCTCGCCCCCGGCCGCACCGTCCAGGACGCCGTCGACACAGCCCTGGCCGAACTGCGCGAGCTGGAGCGGGAGATCCGTACCGCCGAAGAGGCGCTCACCGCCGCCGGGACTCCGGATGAATCCCGGCTCGCCGCGTACGGCGATCTGCTGACGGCGTACGAGGAACGCGGCGGATACCAGGCCGACACCCGGGTCGAAGCGGCCCTGCACGGCCTGGGACTCGCCCACCTCACGCGCGAACGACCCCTCGGCACGCTGTCCGGAGGCGAACAGTCCAGGCTCGCGCTCGCCTGCGTACTGGCATCCGCCCCCGAACTTCTGCTGCTCGACGAGCCGACCAACCACCTCGACCTCCGCGCCACCACCTGGCTGGAGGAGCACCTGCGTGCCCACCGCGGCACCGTCGTCGTCATCACCCACGACCGGACCTTCCTGGAGCGGACCACCACCGTCATCCTGGAGGTCGACCGTCACCTGCGCAGTGTCGTCCGGTACGGGGACGGCTGGGACAACTACCGCACCGCGAAGGCGGCCGCCCGCCGCCGCTGGGCACAGGACCACCAGGAATGGCTGGACGAGGTGGCCCGTACCGAAGAACTCGTCAGTGCCGCCGGCCAGCGCCTCGCAGGAACGGGAAAGGACCCGGGCGAGGGCTGGGGCAAACACCGCCGTTCGCACGAGGCCAAGTTGTCCGGGCAGGTCAGGGCCGCCAGAAGTCGGCTGGACGGGCTGCGCAGGGCACCCGTACCCGCCCCGCCCCGGCCCCTGCGATTCTGCGCCGACATCACTGTCGCAGCCGACGGCGATGCGGACCCCGGCCCCCTCGCCGCACTCGACTCCGTCGTCGTCGGCGATCGGCTCCGCCTGCCCGCACTGCGCGTGGACCCGGGGCAGCGTCTTCTGGTCACCGGCCCCAACGGCGCTGGGAAGTCCACCCTGTTGCGGGTTCTGGCCGGGGACCTCACCCCCGACGAGGGCACGGTGCGCCGCCGGGCCAGGATCGGCTACCTTCCGCAGGAACTTCCCGCCCGGCCGACGCGCCGCACACTGCTGGCGACCTTCGCCGCGGGGCGGTCCGGTCACCCCGACGAGTACGCCGAGCGCCTCCTCGCCCTGGGCCTGTTCCGTCCCGAGGACCTGACGGTGCCGGTCGCCGCCCTCTCCGCCGGCCAGCAGCGACGGCTCGCACTGGCCCGCCTGGTCACCCGACCGGCCGATCTGCTGGTGCTGGACGAGCCGACGAACCACATCGCGCTCAGCCTGGTCGAGGAGGTGGAGGCAGCGCTCGCGGAGTACCGGGGAGCCGTCGTTGTCGTCTCGCACGACCGCAGCTTCCGCAGCCGCTTCACCGGCGACCGGCTGGAGCTGCACGGCGGCCGTCCGTTCGGGCACGGCTCCGGGTGA
- a CDS encoding bile acid:sodium symporter family protein, producing the protein MPLISPARATRVIRPPVTPRLLALLQRRLTWVMVAAYTAATLLPQAGLALRQLHLAAVPVPGSAARTQLTLPSLLLGYLLFTAALRVPAGGLPRLVRRPLPLLVGTAANTLIPLALLPCLAVALGRLPDADGCSGLITGLALVGAMPVAAGATVWGGRAGGNHSLVVGIVLASTLLSPLTIPLMLSAASTLTRGHYAHDLSRMAATDGGAFAVISVIVPCVAGLAVQRVTPRLVLERHLPWLRLLGLVDAVLLTYSNACGALGGFLLHPRPALLVAAVVVSGALCAASFVIGWCLARTVRANRADTVAITLTCGMNNSSAGAVLAATNLPSSPQVLLPVLAYSLLQKCGAGLADSVLRRRT; encoded by the coding sequence ATGCCACTCATCTCTCCCGCACGTGCCACCCGTGTCATCCGTCCACCGGTTACGCCGCGTCTGCTCGCGCTCCTCCAGCGACGGCTGACCTGGGTGATGGTGGCCGCGTACACGGCGGCCACGCTGCTGCCGCAGGCCGGACTGGCCCTGCGACAGCTTCACCTCGCCGCGGTGCCCGTCCCCGGCAGCGCCGCCCGTACCCAGCTCACCCTGCCGTCGCTCCTGCTCGGCTATCTGCTCTTCACCGCGGCGTTACGGGTGCCTGCCGGGGGGCTGCCTCGGCTCGTCCGCCGACCACTGCCGCTGCTGGTGGGAACGGCCGCCAATACGCTCATTCCGCTGGCCCTGCTGCCCTGCCTGGCCGTTGCACTGGGCCGACTGCCCGATGCTGACGGCTGCAGCGGACTGATCACCGGCCTCGCGCTCGTGGGGGCCATGCCGGTCGCGGCCGGAGCCACGGTCTGGGGCGGTCGAGCGGGCGGCAACCACTCCCTGGTCGTGGGGATCGTGCTCGCCTCCACCCTGCTGAGTCCGCTGACGATTCCGCTGATGCTCTCAGCGGCCTCGACTTTGACACGTGGCCACTATGCCCACGATCTGTCCCGGATGGCGGCGACGGACGGCGGGGCGTTCGCCGTGATCAGCGTGATCGTGCCGTGCGTCGCCGGTCTGGCCGTCCAACGGGTGACACCCCGCCTTGTGCTCGAACGCCATCTGCCATGGCTGCGGCTGCTCGGACTCGTCGATGCAGTACTACTCACGTACAGCAACGCCTGTGGGGCGCTCGGCGGCTTCCTGCTCCACCCGCGGCCCGCACTGCTGGTCGCGGCCGTCGTCGTGTCCGGGGCCCTGTGCGCGGCGTCCTTTGTCATCGGCTGGTGTCTGGCCCGCACGGTACGGGCGAACCGCGCGGACACGGTCGCGATCACGCTCACCTGCGGAATGAACAACAGCAGTGCAGGTGCGGTACTAGCGGCGACGAATCTGCCGAGCAGCCCTCAGGTGCTCCTGCCCGTTCTCGCGTACAGCCTGTTGCAGAAGTGCGGGGCGGGGCTGGCCGACTCGGTGCTGCGCCGCAGGACCTAG
- a CDS encoding phosphatase PAP2 family protein: MTEDASAVARARSVAAALPLRAPLGAVLVGLLGLIALAALVLATRHGSPPALDRAGRDWSLRHRPSGLVTTARAITATGTGVFPYGTAVIAGLIAGRDTRRRLGYAAGALAFLLLAQGVRYGLMELIARPRPPLGDWATHASGFAFPSGHATTSALMAGLLLTALGLRTRGGTGPRPLRTVVAVLVVCWAAAVGVSRVLLGVHWATDVLAGWLFATVWIGLGTALIRKALPHPQ, translated from the coding sequence GTGACCGAAGACGCTTCGGCGGTCGCGCGCGCCCGGTCCGTAGCTGCCGCGTTACCGCTCCGTGCACCACTGGGAGCCGTTCTCGTCGGGCTGCTCGGACTCATCGCGCTGGCGGCTCTCGTCCTGGCCACTCGGCACGGCTCCCCGCCCGCCCTGGACCGGGCCGGCCGCGACTGGTCGCTGCGGCATCGGCCGTCGGGCCTGGTGACGACCGCTCGGGCCATCACTGCCACCGGTACGGGAGTTTTCCCGTACGGGACAGCGGTGATCGCCGGGCTGATCGCCGGCCGTGACACCCGCCGACGACTGGGGTACGCGGCAGGCGCCCTGGCCTTCCTGCTGCTTGCGCAGGGTGTCCGCTACGGCCTCATGGAGCTGATCGCCCGGCCCCGCCCGCCGCTGGGAGACTGGGCCACGCACGCCTCGGGCTTCGCCTTCCCTTCCGGGCACGCGACGACGTCCGCGCTGATGGCCGGCCTGCTGCTCACGGCCCTCGGTCTCCGGACGCGCGGCGGGACCGGGCCGCGTCCCCTCCGTACCGTCGTCGCTGTCCTGGTGGTCTGCTGGGCCGCGGCCGTCGGTGTGAGCCGGGTTCTGCTCGGCGTTCACTGGGCAACGGATGTACTCGCCGGATGGCTGTTCGCCACGGTCTGGATCGGGCTCGGGACGGCGCTGATACGGAAGGCACTGCCGCACCCGCAGTGA
- a CDS encoding BlaI/MecI/CopY family transcriptional regulator, producing the protein MESTILAALWAAETPLTPGQVQGAIGAALARTTVTTILSRLYEKGTVTRTRSGRGFAYTPTEDAPGLTARRMHSELQKEEDRSTVLARFVSQLTDEDEQLLRDLLDGEAR; encoded by the coding sequence CTGGAGTCCACGATCCTGGCGGCCCTGTGGGCGGCCGAAACCCCGCTCACTCCAGGCCAGGTGCAGGGGGCGATCGGGGCGGCTCTCGCCCGCACCACCGTCACGACGATCCTGTCGCGTCTCTACGAAAAGGGTACGGTCACCCGAACCCGCTCAGGCCGCGGATTCGCCTACACCCCCACCGAGGACGCGCCCGGGCTGACCGCCCGCCGGATGCACAGCGAACTGCAGAAGGAGGAGGACCGCAGCACGGTGCTGGCCCGATTCGTGTCACAGCTCACCGACGAGGACGAGCAGCTGCTCCGGGACCTGCTCGATGGAGAAGCCCGATGA
- a CDS encoding phosphodiester glycosidase family protein: protein MTVGAISPALADSTPDPRPRTSAEILRPVAPPPASNPAGESRSVADGDGIETARTSRPIAPGVRIDSYDRLESDKWLRVDSLSVDLTGTGVHADYLSTGKVSDRRTVSELAAGHDAGRGRRTVAAINADFFDINQTGAPEGIGIKDGITVQSPAPGINRAVGIGPDSAGRILNLYFEGTLTLPAGQQPLAAYNAANVPAGGVGAYTSAWGTADRALTVDNATPVTEAVVRDGKVVSVSDTPGPGAVPDDTTVLVGREAGAVALDALKPGDPVSLTYRARTDSGAVPRTAVGGRELLVVDGVAQNHDGEGNNTAAPRTAVGFSKDGRTMQILTVDGRQADSGGVTLTELGLMMQRAGSYSALNLDGGGSSTLVAREPGSDALRVENSPSDGSERTVPNGLALTAPDGSGRLRGFWVQPRTPAGSAPGADPVKGGHPDRVFPGLTRRLTATGYDETYGPADGNPRWRTVRGAVGTVDGNGLFTARRSGTTDVRAEHGPARGSTSLTVLDTLARIEPTTQRVGLADAEATGTFGIVGLDAHGTSAPVEPRDITLDYDRALFDIRDDGQGSFTVTSRTGSGAGQIRATVAGTTTVLAVSVGLTEQAVSSFDDAGSWKFSQARASGSLAATPDGRTGTGLRLTYDFTQSTATRAAYATPPQPITVPGQPQSFKLWIKGDGKGAWPTLHLKDAAGSDQLLRGPYVTWTGWRQVTFAVPPGAAMPLSVSRFYLAETAAAKQYTGEIVIDELTAQVPPTVDLPEQVASADPLIDPAAVTERRDWRFAVMSDAQFVARDPDSAIVTQARRTLREIKAAGPDFLVINGDLVDEGSPADLAFAHRILTEELGDSLPWYYVPGNHEVMGGKIDNFVTEFGPAQRTFDHKGTRFVTLDTSSLSLRGGGFAQIKQLRAQLDAAAKDRTVDSVMLIEHVPPRDPTVQKGSQLGDRKEAALVEQWLADFRRTTGKGAAFIGSHVGVFHASHVDGVPYLINGNSGKAPAGPADEGGFTGWSLVGADHITSGEQAAARQRPWQGGPDWVSAQTRAHVDALTIEAPPVLGAGSSTRVTATVTQGTRSVPVGFPLAADWTGSPNVHIGDRDDARHRHTAVLDPSTGTLTALRPGTITLAVTVNGTTQKVQIGIGAAGAASAA from the coding sequence ATGACGGTCGGCGCGATCTCTCCCGCGCTCGCCGATTCGACCCCTGACCCCCGTCCCCGTACCTCCGCCGAAATCCTCAGACCGGTCGCCCCACCACCCGCAAGCAACCCGGCAGGGGAATCCAGATCGGTCGCGGACGGCGACGGTATCGAGACCGCTCGTACGTCGCGCCCGATCGCCCCGGGTGTCCGTATCGACTCGTACGACCGGCTCGAATCCGACAAGTGGCTGCGGGTCGACTCCCTCTCCGTCGACCTCACCGGGACCGGCGTACACGCCGACTACCTCTCCACCGGCAAGGTCTCCGACCGGCGCACGGTCTCCGAACTCGCCGCCGGCCACGACGCGGGCCGTGGCCGCCGCACCGTCGCCGCGATCAACGCCGACTTCTTCGACATCAACCAGACCGGTGCACCGGAAGGGATCGGCATCAAGGACGGGATCACCGTCCAGTCGCCCGCCCCGGGAATCAACCGGGCCGTCGGCATCGGCCCCGACAGCGCCGGCCGCATCCTGAACCTGTACTTCGAGGGGACGCTCACCCTGCCCGCCGGGCAGCAGCCGCTCGCCGCGTACAACGCCGCCAATGTGCCTGCCGGGGGAGTCGGCGCGTACACCTCAGCCTGGGGAACCGCCGACCGTGCCCTGACCGTGGACAATGCGACCCCGGTCACCGAAGCGGTCGTGCGGGACGGCAAGGTCGTCTCCGTCTCGGACACCCCCGGACCGGGAGCCGTCCCCGACGACACCACCGTCCTGGTCGGCCGTGAAGCCGGGGCCGTCGCACTCGACGCCCTGAAGCCCGGCGACCCGGTGTCCCTGACCTACCGGGCACGCACCGACAGCGGAGCCGTGCCGCGCACCGCGGTCGGCGGCCGTGAACTTCTCGTCGTCGACGGAGTCGCACAGAACCACGACGGCGAGGGCAACAACACCGCAGCGCCCCGCACCGCCGTCGGCTTCTCCAAGGACGGCCGGACCATGCAGATCCTCACCGTCGACGGGCGGCAGGCCGACAGCGGCGGCGTCACCCTCACCGAACTCGGTCTGATGATGCAGCGCGCCGGCTCGTACAGCGCACTCAATCTGGACGGCGGCGGATCGTCGACCCTCGTCGCGCGCGAGCCCGGCAGCGACGCGCTCCGGGTGGAGAACAGCCCGTCCGACGGCAGTGAACGCACCGTCCCCAACGGCCTCGCACTCACCGCCCCCGACGGCAGCGGCCGGCTCAGGGGCTTCTGGGTCCAGCCCCGTACGCCCGCCGGTTCCGCACCGGGCGCAGACCCTGTGAAGGGCGGCCACCCCGACCGCGTCTTCCCCGGACTCACCCGACGCCTCACCGCGACCGGATACGACGAGACGTACGGCCCCGCCGACGGAAACCCTCGCTGGCGTACGGTACGAGGCGCCGTCGGTACGGTCGACGGCAACGGGCTCTTCACCGCGCGCCGCAGTGGCACCACCGACGTACGCGCCGAACACGGACCGGCGCGCGGCAGCACATCCCTGACCGTCCTCGACACGCTCGCCCGGATCGAGCCGACCACCCAGCGGGTGGGCCTCGCCGACGCCGAGGCCACCGGCACTTTCGGCATCGTCGGACTCGATGCCCATGGCACCAGCGCCCCCGTCGAACCGCGCGACATCACCCTCGACTACGACCGCGCACTCTTCGACATCCGCGACGACGGCCAGGGCTCCTTCACCGTCACCTCACGCACCGGCAGCGGCGCCGGACAGATCAGGGCAACCGTGGCCGGCACCACCACCGTCCTCGCCGTCAGCGTCGGCCTCACCGAGCAGGCAGTCTCCTCGTTCGACGACGCAGGGTCCTGGAAGTTCAGCCAGGCCCGGGCGAGCGGTTCCCTCGCCGCCACGCCCGACGGCCGCACCGGCACCGGACTGAGGCTCACCTACGATTTCACCCAGTCCACCGCGACCCGCGCCGCCTACGCCACCCCGCCCCAGCCGATCACCGTGCCCGGCCAGCCCCAGTCGTTCAAGCTGTGGATCAAGGGTGACGGCAAGGGCGCCTGGCCGACCCTGCACCTCAAGGACGCCGCAGGCTCCGACCAACTGTTGCGCGGACCGTACGTCACCTGGACCGGCTGGCGACAAGTCACCTTCGCCGTACCGCCGGGAGCTGCCATGCCGCTCTCCGTGTCCCGCTTCTACCTCGCGGAGACCGCGGCCGCCAAACAGTACACGGGTGAGATCGTCATCGACGAGCTCACCGCGCAGGTGCCGCCAACCGTCGACCTTCCCGAACAGGTGGCTTCCGCCGACCCGTTGATCGACCCGGCAGCCGTGACCGAGCGCAGGGACTGGCGGTTCGCGGTGATGTCGGACGCCCAGTTCGTCGCCCGTGACCCGGACAGCGCAATCGTCACCCAGGCGCGGCGCACCCTGCGCGAGATCAAGGCGGCCGGCCCGGACTTCCTCGTGATCAACGGCGACCTCGTCGACGAGGGATCGCCCGCCGACCTGGCCTTCGCCCACCGGATCCTCACCGAGGAACTCGGTGACTCGCTGCCCTGGTACTACGTACCGGGCAATCACGAAGTGATGGGCGGAAAAATCGACAATTTCGTCACCGAATTCGGGCCCGCCCAGCGGACGTTCGACCACAAGGGCACCCGCTTCGTCACGCTCGACACATCCAGCCTCAGCCTGCGCGGCGGAGGCTTCGCCCAGATCAAGCAGCTCCGCGCCCAGCTGGACGCGGCGGCGAAGGACCGGACCGTGGACTCGGTCATGCTGATCGAGCACGTGCCGCCGCGCGACCCGACCGTACAGAAGGGCAGCCAGCTCGGGGACCGCAAGGAGGCGGCCCTCGTCGAACAGTGGCTCGCCGACTTCCGCCGTACGACGGGCAAGGGCGCGGCCTTCATCGGCAGCCATGTCGGGGTCTTCCACGCCTCGCACGTCGACGGAGTGCCGTATCTGATCAACGGCAACTCCGGCAAGGCACCGGCCGGACCGGCGGACGAGGGCGGCTTCACCGGCTGGTCGCTGGTCGGCGCCGACCACATCACGTCCGGTGAACAGGCCGCAGCGCGGCAGCGGCCGTGGCAGGGCGGGCCCGACTGGGTCTCCGCACAGACCCGAGCGCATGTCGACGCCCTGACAATCGAAGCACCCCCGGTCCTCGGCGCCGGAAGCAGTACGAGAGTCACGGCAACCGTCACCCAGGGCACCCGCAGTGTCCCGGTCGGCTTCCCGCTGGCCGCGGACTGGACCGGATCCCCGAACGTCCACATCGGCGACCGGGACGACGCCCGCCACCGCCACACGGCGGTCCTCGACCCGTCCACCGGCACCCTCACCGCGCTCCGACCGGGCACGATCACGCTCGCCGTCACGGTCAACGGAACGACACAGAAGGTGCAGATCGGGATCGGGGCAGCCGGGGCCGCGTCGGCGGCCTGA